A region of the Candidatus Cloacimonadota bacterium genome:
GTTTTTTTGAACCAATAGGCGAAGTACGTTAAAAATATTAAAATTAACCCTGAAAAATATAAAATTGAAATATTTGGCTTGATCCTAATGAATAATTATAAATTTGGTGGAATTTGTAAACTTTGCATTTCTAAAAAATGAAAATAATTACGGAAAATGCGAGTTTACGGATGGACACTAATTAGAGTCTGTCCGTAAAGTAGCCTTTTCGAGAAGTCACCGACCATTCCGTGACGAATTGAAAGAATTATCTATTAAGTTAAGTGGCGTTATAATTGTAAGTTGGAAAAACTTAAGTCAAGTTCAAAAAAACGGAACTTAACTCAAGATTTTCCTTTACAGACAGACACTAATTAATTCCCAATATCTGCTACATGATTTGTTGTTACTTGCTGCAGATTTGTTGGGCATTGAAAAACGAAAATTGTCAGGTTTTTGAATGAAAGGGTTGACAGGGAAATCGCTGATTACAAATTAGCGGTAATTAAATTTGTGGGGCTATAGCTCAGTTGGGAGAGCATTTGTCTGGCAGACAAAGGGTCACGAGTTCGAGTCTCGTTAGCTCCACCAGTCTTCGTTTTGAGCAAAGCGAAAAGCGAAGACTGCAACGGCGTAGTTCGATAGAACGAAGCCGTGCAAAAAACAGAAGTTATCTGGGTAATGCTCAAAACTTCGCCTTGGCATGCCAGTCTCCAGATACTTTGATATGTTTTCTAGAAAATGGAGGTTATAAAATTGAATCATTACACTTATATTTTGCGAAGTGAGCGGGATAATAGAAGATACTATATTGGATATACAACAGATCTTAAAAAGAGATTAAAAAAGCACAATGGGGGAGGGGTTCCATCTTCTTCTAAATTTCGTCCTTGGTATATTGAGACAGCAATTTCATTTCTATCGAAAGATAAAGCTTTAGCGTTCGAAAAATATTTGAAATCGCATTCCGGACGAGCGTTTGCAAAAAAACACTTCTGAGTTTGCTTAATCAGGAGCAACGCGAAAAACGGAGACTGCAACGACGTAGTTCGATAGAACGAAGCCGTGCCCCAGACCAGATTCATATTTTTTCAACCACTCAAAACTTCAGTCTTCGCTTCGCTACGCCTTGACAGGTCGCCAAGACAGGTAAGTCGGGGGTTAATAGGAAAATACAGGATTTTAACCGTTTTAACGGTTTTAATGCAATTCAGGGATAAAGAAACAAAACAACTTCTATTTGCTTAATATTCTCATAAAAAAAAACCGCTTCATACCACAGAATTTTTTATCCTCAAGAAGGGGAACTTCATACGGCATGAAGCGATTTTTTAACGAGTTAATATTTTTTTCTATCTCAGCAAGAGCATTTTCCCAAAGTCAAAATTCTTTTCATCCAATTTCATTTTATAGAAATAAATTCCATTTTTTACGGTTTGTCCGGATTCATTTATGCCGTTCCATATCAAATTATACACACCGGAAGTATATTCCCGGGCTGTAAGTGACCGCACCATCTGCCCTTTTATATTATAGATTGAAATATCCACTTTGGAATTATATTTCAAACTAAATGAGATGTTTGTTGCATTTTGGTCGGGATTGAATGGATTCGGGAAATTACTGAATAATTCCGTAACATACTGCTCATTATTTTCGATTCCAATCATTACATATTCAACAATTTCCGAGGGATCGGATTCAAGCCCGCTTTGATTGACGGTTGTTATATAGAATTGGTATTCCGTATTGGGGACTAAGTCGGAATAAATGAAAGAAATACCCACTGTAATATCATACAATTCAAAATTTCCCTGATCAATTGAGCGATAGATATTAAAGAAATCAAGATCGTTAATATTCGGCATATCCCAAGAGATTGTGAGGGTTTCATCCACATTTTCGACAAGGTTCACGTTTTCCGGAGCAGGTGGAGTTTGCACTTCCACTCCATAAGAAATTGTGCCGTAATCAGCCGGATTGAAGAGATTTATGTTGTCAAAGGGCCACCATCCGTCGAATCCATTGGGGTCGGGAGTGTTATCATCAAGAACAAAAATAGCAAGTGAGGATTTGTTTTCTGCACTCGGAGTAAGTTCCCAGGTTTCATCTCCGAAGGGAATAACAAATTCGTAAACAAGATAACCTTCATCGGCAGAGACTGCAATCTGGGGGTTGTCCAAATAAATCACCGTTCCTACTCCTCCGGTTTCATAAATAGGACGATATTTTATTACACTTCCGGAAGAATAGTAGGCAGCCCAATAGTTCCCTTCAGAATCGTCCCCGGCTGGTGGATAAACACCATCATCGTTATCATCAATATACAAGGCAACTTCGTCGTGATCTTCGAGCAGGGAATCGTTGTAATTTATATAAGCAACATAAAGTTCTGTTTCATCAGCATTCATCTTGAAATATCCAATCACACTGCCAATCGGATTTATCGTGTTATCATGGGTTCCCCAGAAATCCGAGCAATCTATTCGATAAGCATCGTCCCATTCTTGGGGAGAGATCACCCCATCAATTACAGGTGTGATTCCTTCATAAACACTAATTTCATCCACAACAAAACCGGTGCTTATCCAGCCTATCACAAGATTTGAATACGGAGATTGAACTCCACCATCATAGATAGCTGTAACAACGTAATAATAATCAATCATCGGAAGAGCATCGGTATCCTCAAAGTTTGTTTGCGTAGCAGAAATCGTAGCATACGGTTCTTCAGGAAAAGGTGCGGATTCTGTGATTTTTCTGTAAATATTATATCCGGTTGGATTCCCTTGCACCTCATCCCAAAATAAGTCAACAGTTAATCCGGCGGCCTGCGTTGCTATAAGATTTGTAGGACCGGCACCGAGAGAAGTCATTTCCACTTCTCCCACATCTGTAATTCCACCTTCATTGATGACAACTGGAAACATATCCACATCTTCGTAGCCAACTTTTCTAAATTCAATAGTATAAAGATTTTCGGGGATATTATTGATAATAAAATATCCGGTGGAATCCGTATAATCAAAATAATCTTCAATGCCGGCAACTTCCACCTTCACATCGGAATTATCATCAGTATTTTCTAGGTTGACGGTGCCGGTAAGAGTTCCGCCACCAAGATTGCAATCTACAGAATAAAGCAAACCGCCGCTTCCCATAACTCTGGCATGCACGGCTTTTCCGCCCACAGAGCAAAAAGAGCCGTCAGCAGCCATATCTACAGAATTCATAGAACCGGGCGTATTAATTTCAAAAAGCGGAATATTGCTTTGCTTACGAAAAAGAAAAAAATCAGGTGTAGAATGATCCATTGGTCCATAACCGGCTGCAGCAATCACCGATCCGTCCGTACTCATATCAATAGAAATTATATAATCTCCTGCGTTTCCATAAGTCCAGAGAGGAATGGGAGATGACGTGTCAAAAACAAATAGTTCTCCGTCATAACCACCGCCAAGAAACACAAGCGTTCCAATGGCGATCGTGCTGCCATCAGCAGAAACAGACATTCCACCAATCCAGGTGCTGGTTCCGGCATTTGCATTAAAATTCCATTTTTCTTCGTAAGTTCCGGTATCCTCATCAAATTCATAAACTTGGGCATAGCCTGAATAATCTCCGTTTACAATTATAGAAGCATCGTAAGAGATCGCCGGGGGATTTTGATTATATTCGGGAGCTTCGAAAATCAACGAACCGTCTGCAGAATCCAAAACCCTCATGGCGCTATTTCCACCACCATATTGAGTAAACACAAGGGTCGAACCGTCGCCACTAATTACAAGATTCCCCACTGATCCACCATAAGAATTGCTCCAGATAGGAGTGGAATTATTAATATTATAGGCTTTGATTTCGCTACTTGCGTGAGGTTGGTCATATATTCCCATAAAGACGATTGAACCATCTTGGTTGAGTACCATTTTTGTTATCATCCCATTAGCTGTTAGTTCCCAGGTTGGAACTGCGGATGAAGGATCAAAAACGGATAAAATACTTCCGTTTCCGATTGCAAGAACGCTGCCATCTTCTGTCATATCAACCGGAAAACCGAAATCAAGATTTCCGACCGGATATACCCAAAGAGGATTGGCAGTATCGTGGTACAAAGAAGCACACTCATCGTTCAAATGCCATTCTGCAAATGAATTGCCTGTTACATCAGAGACACAAACCTGCCCCATAATTGCAGCTGGAGCAGAAGTTTGCCAGAGAATTCCCATCCTATTGTCTCTACTTTTAAAACCGGTGTTAATGGATTTTACCGAAAAGTCAGCAGTTGCATTTTCATTGAACTGCAACCCGCTTTCCGAATCTGTGATTGTTTTTTGCACTGCTGCAGCAGATAAAACCTGCGATAAACAGACCAAAATCAATAAAACAAACGTAGTTTTTTTCATACGATTACTCCTTTAGTAATATTATTATCAATTTTAAATTTTGCTAAACTCTTATTTTATGTCAATTTCTGCATGAATTTTGTCCATCGCAAATCAACATTTTTCAAGCGAGACGCTTAAACTGCTCAATCAGGGATGGTTGAGTTACCGGAATCATTTATTTAATAACTTTTCCTAAACTTATCACGAAGATAACACCTTTCGGGTGATTGTCTTCAATATAAATAAATCCACCATAATCTTCAATCGTTTGTTTTACGATATGTAAGCCAATGCCGGTATGTCCTTTTTTACCATGGAAAAAACCTTCCTCAAATATTTTGTCCTTGATTTCGTCTGGAATTCCATTTCCGTTATCTTTAAATCGTATTTCGCAAAAGTTATCCTTTGATGAAATAATTATATCTATTTTTGTAGCCTCACCATGAATAATAGCATTGCTTATGAGATTTGTAAATACCGAGGACAATGCATGATCAGCAAAAACAATAGACGAACCAGCCACATTGATCTCAATTTTTGGGAATCCGATTATAAGTTCATTGATTAATTTTGCCACATCCACTTCATCTAATAACGCATTTGAATCAAGCCGAGATTCATATTTTCTGAAATTATCAATAGTCTTCAAACTCTGCTCTACTCTTTTTTCTATCTCATCGAGCATTTCCGGTTGAGACTCATATCTGAAAAGATGAACAGCACTTTGGATTACGATAAAATCATTTGCCAGATCGTGCCGGATTATTTTATTGAGCATTCTCAAACGTTCTTTGCTCAGCTGGAGTTGCTCTTCCGCTTTTTTTCGTTTTACTATTTGCTTTTGCAATTCAACATTCTTCAGACGGTAAATCTCTGTTTCTTTTTCCTTTGTTTCGGTCTCATATTTGATCCGCATTTCAGCAATTTGTTTGCTTTTGCGCTCGTTGAAAATCTCTTGCTGCAAATCCGTATATTTTAGGTAATATTTTAGAGCCTGTTCAAAATCAGATTGGGTTTCGTATAAATGTGCGAGTAACTTATTTGTATTCATTTCCAATTCTTTTGTTCCAATTTCCCGAGCAAGGAGTAAACTTTTTTGGAGATACTTCTTTGCCAAATCATAGGATTGAATTTCAGTATAAATCCGCCCGAGTGTTTGAGTTGAGAATATAATGCCATATTTATCTGAAATATCCTCGAAAATGTTTAAGCTCTTCATGTAATATTCTATTGCTTTATCATTATCACCTGTTCTTTCATAATCAGTTCCAATATTGGAGTAAGAAATTCCAATAGTTCGTTTCTCACCGATTTTTTCTTTGATCTCTAATGACTTTAGGTGATATTTCAATGCCTCATCCGGATT
Encoded here:
- a CDS encoding tetratricopeptide repeat-containing sensor histidine kinase, with the translated sequence MNKMDEIKEKLKTASGEEKAILLNDLANEFNKTDPEKCEQLALEALAFAIKIDLKEEIGRSNHIIGMSFHRRGEYDKALTAYNKALKIFEDLENKLRIAGSQNNIGAIYELRADFSLALKYYFEALKIWEELNETQRISVVYNNIGIVYEKLSNYDLALEYHFKSMKMKEKMDNPAQLAISYSNIGNVYNDKDNPDEALKYHLKSLEIKEKIGEKRTIGISYSNIGTDYERTGDNDKAIEYYMKSLNIFEDISDKYGIIFSTQTLGRIYTEIQSYDLAKKYLQKSLLLAREIGTKELEMNTNKLLAHLYETQSDFEQALKYYLKYTDLQQEIFNERKSKQIAEMRIKYETETKEKETEIYRLKNVELQKQIVKRKKAEEQLQLSKERLRMLNKIIRHDLANDFIVIQSAVHLFRYESQPEMLDEIEKRVEQSLKTIDNFRKYESRLDSNALLDEVDVAKLINELIIGFPKIEINVAGSSIVFADHALSSVFTNLISNAIIHGEATKIDIIISSKDNFCEIRFKDNGNGIPDEIKDKIFEEGFFHGKKGHTGIGLHIVKQTIEDYGGFIYIEDNHPKGVIFVISLGKVIK
- a CDS encoding fibronectin type III domain-containing protein, whose protein sequence is MKKTTFVLLILVCLSQVLSAAAVQKTITDSESGLQFNENATADFSVKSINTGFKSRDNRMGILWQTSAPAAIMGQVCVSDVTGNSFAEWHLNDECASLYHDTANPLWVYPVGNLDFGFPVDMTEDGSVLAIGNGSILSVFDPSSAVPTWELTANGMITKMVLNQDGSIVFMGIYDQPHASSEIKAYNINNSTPIWSNSYGGSVGNLVISGDGSTLVFTQYGGGNSAMRVLDSADGSLIFEAPEYNQNPPAISYDASIIVNGDYSGYAQVYEFDEDTGTYEEKWNFNANAGTSTWIGGMSVSADGSTIAIGTLVFLGGGYDGELFVFDTSSPIPLWTYGNAGDYIISIDMSTDGSVIAAAGYGPMDHSTPDFFLFRKQSNIPLFEINTPGSMNSVDMAADGSFCSVGGKAVHARVMGSGGLLYSVDCNLGGGTLTGTVNLENTDDNSDVKVEVAGIEDYFDYTDSTGYFIINNIPENLYTIEFRKVGYEDVDMFPVVINEGGITDVGEVEMTSLGAGPTNLIATQAAGLTVDLFWDEVQGNPTGYNIYRKITESAPFPEEPYATISATQTNFEDTDALPMIDYYYVVTAIYDGGVQSPYSNLVIGWISTGFVVDEISVYEGITPVIDGVISPQEWDDAYRIDCSDFWGTHDNTINPIGSVIGYFKMNADETELYVAYINYNDSLLEDHDEVALYIDDNDDGVYPPAGDDSEGNYWAAYYSSGSVIKYRPIYETGGVGTVIYLDNPQIAVSADEGYLVYEFVIPFGDETWELTPSAENKSSLAIFVLDDNTPDPNGFDGWWPFDNINLFNPADYGTISYGVEVQTPPAPENVNLVENVDETLTISWDMPNINDLDFFNIYRSIDQGNFELYDITVGISFIYSDLVPNTEYQFYITTVNQSGLESDPSEIVEYVMIGIENNEQYVTELFSNFPNPFNPDQNATNISFSLKYNSKVDISIYNIKGQMVRSLTAREYTSGVYNLIWNGINESGQTVKNGIYFYKMKLDEKNFDFGKMLLLR
- a CDS encoding GIY-YIG nuclease family protein; translated protein: MEVIKLNHYTYILRSERDNRRYYIGYTTDLKKRLKKHNGGGVPSSSKFRPWYIETAISFLSKDKALAFEKYLKSHSGRAFAKKHF